A genome region from Triticum aestivum cultivar Chinese Spring chromosome 2B, IWGSC CS RefSeq v2.1, whole genome shotgun sequence includes the following:
- the LOC123043396 gene encoding ribulose bisphosphate carboxylase small subunit, chloroplastic 1-like — protein MAPAVMASSATTVAPFQGLKSTAGLPVSRRSSGSLGRVSNGGRIRCMQVWPIEGIKKFETLSYLPPLSTEALLKQVDYLIRSKWVPCLEFSKVGFVFREHNSSPGYYDGRYWTMWKLPMFGCTDATQVLNEVEEVKKEYPDAYVRVIGFDNLRQVQCVSFIAFRPPGCEESGKA, from the exons ATGGCCCCCGCCGTGATGGCTTCGTCGGCTACCACCGTCGCACCCTTCCAGGGGCTCAAGTCCACAGCCGGTCTGCCCGTCAGCCGCCGCTCCAGCGGCAGCCTCGGCCGCGTCAGCAATGGCGGAAGGATCAGGTGCATGCAG GTGTGGCCGATTGAGGGCATCAAGAAGTTCGAGACCCTGTCTTACTTGCCACCCCTCTCCACGGAGGCCCTCCTGAAGCAGGTCGACTACCTGATCCGCTCCAAGTGGGTGCCCTGCCTCGAGTTCAGCAAGGTTGGCTTCGTCTTCCGTGAGCACAACAGCTCTCCCGGGTACTACGACGGTCGATACTGGACAATGTGGAAGCTGCCTATGTTCGGGTGCACCGACGCCACGCaggtgctcaacgaggtggaggAGGTCAAGAAGGAGTACCCTGATGCCTATGTCCGTGTCATCGGCTTCGACAACCTGCGCCAGGTGCAGTGCGTCAGCTTCATCGCCTTCAGGCCACCGGGTTGCGAGGAGTCCGGCAAGGCCTAA